One part of the Aricia agestis chromosome Z, ilAriAges1.1, whole genome shotgun sequence genome encodes these proteins:
- the LOC121738535 gene encoding lysophospholipid acyltransferase 5, with the protein MIGLFLAALAWVGISPIPLLAAAIGTTEPALNLLVSILLGFPLGMVYNSHVRHHTRYRNLFFIVTGVDIALFNFGLSFYHNVIPALVIHVSTRVLGAGPLNAILTFVFNIVYLVAGYAVTESEDYDITWTMPHCVLTLKLIALSFDLWDGQKMIRGEQLSENNRKTALEAPPTLEELLGFIYFPACFLVGPIFSFRRYKDFICDQFPLDEESDILQEQALKRLAQGIIYLIAFQVGVSVFNVQYMRSDEWWERSVIYRHIYCGMWAHCALYKYISCWLLTEAACIRFGLSYASPGRWGACANIRLMRFEGATKFQHYIDSFNCNTNHFAAEYVYKRLKFLGSRQASQLATLGFLALWHGVRSGYYMTFFNEFIIIFMEKEVEGMLSSTQLYRRAWAGPARWPLYALLKMYTIVFMGWSLVPFDLKIFGKWWPIYQSLYFSGFLIFLPWAFAYKPLLKRALRNLPREERPKVN; encoded by the exons ATGATCGGTCTGTTCCTAGCGGCGCTGGCGTGGGTCGGGATCAGCCCGATACCGCTGCTGGCGGCCGCCATCGGCACGACCGAGCCAGCGCTCAACCTGCTCGTGTCCATCCTCCTGGGCTTCCCCCTCGGCATGGTTTACAACTCGCACGTGCGTCACCATACGCGCTACAG GAACCTGTTCTTCATCGTTACGGGGGTTGACATTGCGCTGTTCAACTTCGGCCTGTCGTTCTACCACAACGTGATCCCGGCGCTGGTGATCCACGTGAGCACGCGCGTTTTGGGTGCGGGACCCCTCAACGCTATCCTGACCTTCGTCTTTAACATAGTGTACCTGGTGGCGGGGTACGCCGTCACGGAGTCTGAAGATTACGATATCACGTGGACGATGCCGCACTGCGTCCTCACGCTAAAGCTGATCGCGCTCTCCTTCGACCTGTGGGACGGCCAGAAGATGATAAGGGGGGAGCAGCTCTCGGAGAACAACAGGAAGACGGCCCTGGAGGCGCCTCCCACCCTGGAGGAGCTGCTGGGCTTCATCTACTTCCCCGCTTGCTTCCTCGTCGGGCCCATATTCTCGTTCCGCCGCTACAAGGACTTCATCTGCGACCAGTTCCCTCTGGACGAGGAGAGCGACATCCTACAGGAGCAGGCGCTCAAGCGGCTCGCTCAGGGAATAATCTACCTGATCGCGTTCCAAGTTGGAg TGTCCGTGTTCAACGTGCAGTACATGCGGTCGGACGAGTGGTGGGAGCGGTCGGTGATATACCGGCACATCTACTGCGGGATGTGGGCTCACTGCGCGCTCTACAAGTACATATCTTGCTGGCTGCTGACCGAGGCCGCTTGCATCCGCTTCGGCCTGTCGTACGCCAGCCCTGGCCGCTGGGGCGCCTGCGCCAACATCCGTCTGATGCGCTTCGAGGGCGCCACCAAGTTCCAGCACTACATCGACAGCTTCAACTGCAACACGAACCACTTCGCCGCCGAATACGTCTACAAGCGCCTTAAGTTCCTCGGCAGCCGCCAGGCCAGCCAGCTGGCCACCCTCGGCTTCCTCGCGCTCTGGCACGGCGTCCGCTCCGGCTACTACATGACCTTCTTCAACGagttcatcatcatcttcatgGAGAAGGAGGTGGAGGGGATGCTGAGCTCCACCCAGCTGTACCGGCGCGCGTGGGCCGGCCCCGCCCGCTGGCCGCTCTACGCCCTCCTCAAGATGTACACCATCGTGTTTATGGGCTGGAGCCTGGTGCCCTTCGACCTCAAGATCTTCGGCAAGTGGTGGCCGATATACCAGAGCCTGTACTTCTCCGGCTTCCTCATATTCCTGCCCTGGGCTTTCGCCTACAAACCCCTGTTGAAGCGAGCCCTCAGAAACCTGCCTAGGGAGGAGAGACCGAAAGTCAATTAA
- the LOC121739158 gene encoding pancreas transcription factor 1 subunit alpha-like yields the protein MFGDEQGCAPDALYDDSSLSDGSLYASDQENSTPRKRCERRLLRRRCPAQQQQQRQAANLRERRRMQSINDAFEGLRAHIPTLPYEKRLSKVDTLKLAIGYISFLGELVRADRSAPESMLAGVTNAQHCTNNKKVIVRGSSCQAHSLSWSRRGERPPGSTLHAKIWVPEDPRIFGACDTTNVIDKEELR from the exons ATGTTCGGAGACGAGCAGGGTTGCGCGCCGGACGCTCTTTACGACGACTCTTCGCTGTCCGACGGCAGCTTATACGCCAGCGACCAGGAGAACAGCACTCCAAGAAAGAG ATGCGAGCGGCGTCTGCTACGTCGGCGCTGCCCGGCGCAACAGCAGCAGCAGCGGCAGGCGGCGAACCTGCGCGAGCGCCGCCGGATGCAGTCAATCAACGACGCGTTCGAGGGCCTCCGAGCACACATCCCAACGCTGCCCTACGAGAAACGCCTGTCGAAAGTCGACACGCTCAAACTGGCGATCGGCTACATCAGCTTCCTCGGCGAACTG GTTCGCGCGGACCGCAGCGCACCGGAGTCGATGCTGGCGGGAGTCACCAACGCGCAGCACTGCACCAACAACAAGAAGGTCATCGTCAGAg GCAGCAGTTGCCAGGCGCACTCCCTGTCGTGGTCGCGTCGGGGTGAGCGGCCTCCGGGGTCCACGCTGCACGCCAAGATCTGGGTCCCTGAAGACCCCAGAATATTCGGCGCCTGCGACACCACCAACGTCATCGACAAAGAGGAGCTAAGATAG